The Ornithorhynchus anatinus isolate Pmale09 chromosome 16, mOrnAna1.pri.v4, whole genome shotgun sequence genome contains the following window.
GCACGAAGCTCGGGACCCTCCCGGTGATCCCGAACCTGCGGAGAGCCTCATCTCCGTCCCGGCCGACTTTCCACTGGGGGGTTAGGTAGGGGGTCTCCTGCGGAAGGAGGGTTTGCTTTGAAACGGTGGAAGGAGCGAGGAAAGTGTGGCGGCGAGGGCGCCCCGAAATTCGCGGGAAGGGTCTTCGTTTCGTTTTGTTCCGAGGGTTGAAACGCCGACTCTCGCCCACCCGCTTCCCCGAAAGCTGGAGCCGGGAGTGGGCGGACAGGAGTGGAAGCGGCgtccccctccacccagccccaacCGTTCTGGAGGGACCCCCCTCCCGTCTCCGTCTTCCCACCACGCCCTTGTCCGGTCGGTGGGGCCGGTGGTTCGGGCGGGCCTGGGCCCAGAGTGGAGGGAGCGGAGACGGACGGttggggcggcggcgggagggcgaacgaaaggcgaggggaaaggtgcgtgcggggagcgggggagggcggggggggggtggtctcccgACCGGGGCTCACCTGTGAATCTGTCCTTTGTGTATCTCCTGTTACTCTCCATCCAAGGGAAAGTCAGTCCCGTGAGGTTGTTGAGGTTGTTGACGCTGGGCACGGCGGGCACGGCGGGCACGGTGGGCATGCCGGTGGCcaggggctggtggtgggggaCGGCTCCGGCCAGCGGCCTGTGGGCGGGCACCCGGATCACCCCGGCCGAGCTGAGCCCGCCGCCAACGCCGCCGCCAACGCCGCCGCCCACGCCCACGCCCATGCCCATGTTCATGTTGTAGGAGCCCGCCAGAGAGGCCATGCTGCAGGCGCTGCCTCCGTAGCCcccggcgccgcccccgcccgcgcccccgcccccgccgccgcccgctccggctccggctccggctccggctccggctccggccccggccccggcccccgggccggctcctccgccgcccccgccgcccccgccgcccccgccgccgtagCCGCCGGTCATGGTGTTGTAGGCGCCGCTGACGATGCAGCCCAGCCCGTAGTCCGCGTCCTGCAGCCGCGAGGCCGACACCATGCAGCTCCCCTGGTCCGGGCTGTTGAGGATCTGGTCGATGCCGAAACTAATGGGCTCGGCGTGGCTGGGGTGGAGATGGTGCGAGGGCAGGTGCTCCatgcccccgggccccgcggcggGGGACACGGCGGGGAAAGGTAGAGAGGGGTCGGGCGCGGGGCTACTGCGGGGGGCTGCggtccggcggggccgggagcggggcgcggggcggcgcGGAGCCCAGCCGAGCCGGGAGCAGGTCCGGGAGGGGCCGCCGAGGCTTCGAGCTCGTTCCGGCGGCTCTCGGAGACTTGGAGCCCGAGGGCGGAAGAGAGAGCTAAAGTACGGGGCCACCGGGTGGGGGGAGATAAGCGGGTGGAGGGCCCGCTGcctgcttctttcctcctccGGATTCTCGCTCGCTGTTGACTCTGGAACATCAATCATGGGGCGAAAAGGCCTGGGTGAGATGTAGCCTCGCAGTTTTAGGCCTCGTCTCTCCATTGGCTGGGAGCGGagaggaattgaatgaatgacagcgagagaggggagggagggagggaggaagggagggagggaggcaggctgagagagagagagagagaaacagagacagggagTCAGAGCACTAGCCAGGCATTAAGGGGCAAGAGAGCTACCTGGAGACGTAGACACACAAGACATATAGGGAGAGATACGCAGAAACAGGGAGAAGAGTGGACGTGCTAAGCacagctccactcctctgctaaagtgagattccctgcccagccccaccttCTGTCTCACTGCTGGTCTCAGACCCAATCTCGACCAAAAAAGCAGTCTGTATCTCTTTATCCTCAACTCCTGCCCCATTTCTGAAGCCCAGCGAGGAACATCACTGGCCCCCAGATTGTGTGGAAAGCCGGTGAGTAGGCCTTGGGGTGGGATagtggagggaaggaagcaaggaGAGTGCCCGGTGAAAGCAGGAGACTGGACCAACTCTAGTCCATTTGGCAGGGGTCCCCATTATGGGAGTCCCCAGGTCAGATCAGATAcacattatcaataataatcaatATAAAACTGGCAGGGGGGATTTAGAACTCAAAAGAATAATACAAGCAGGTAGGGCCTGCCCTCTGGTACCTTGCCCCCACATTGTCCTGAAAACCCACCAGCTACACccattcctttcccccttctccccagtcaGATTCCCCTTTGAGAACTTGGACATCAGCCAGTCCCTCTGTGCACCCTGTGAGAGGTGGAACACAAGCTGGATGGGCCACTGGCTTGACTCTGCCAAGGCACTAttaccctattttccttccctttattCTCTTCCCTCGTTTTCAGATGTATAACATCACAAGTTCCAAATGCAAAATTCTCTCTCAGATGTTTCAAAGCTCTAGAAGAAAGACGCTATGGAAGTTTAACTAATTAAAGCTTAAAATAACGAAAGAACATCACAATTGTCATAACTTGATTACTTGGGCAGGATCCTCCAGAGATCAACCAGTCCATCCTTCTGCCTCCATGCTCATTCCAGATGAATGGGACTCTCTATTGTTAATTCATCCCTACAGGAGATTTCACAGGCATCCTTGGTAATGATTTCTAGTTCCAAATCTCACTACTTCTTATTCTATCTTCCCTGGATTTGGAAAGCAGCTCCCCTCTTATTTCTGAAAACACTCAAACCATCCAGCTTGCTCTGCTATAGAGTAGATAACTCGAGTCCCCTTTGCTTCTCCCAGTCTCTTCGCCACCTTTTATCTCTTCGCCACCTTTTACTCTCTCCAAGTTCTCCACAACTTTCTAAAATTTTTCAGCCCAAATCTGGCCTCAGAATTAATGCTGATACTTTAGGAGGCTAGTTTAGGGCTCACCCATGACcaccagatcattttctaccaaACCTCCCCACCTCACATCTTTTCTTCCCAGATGAATTGTTCTGCACTTGTCCTGATGAGCCTCTTCCTCTCAACCTTGTCAAGGTCAATTTGAATCCTAATCCTGTTTTCCCAGGTGCTGGCTGTCCCCCAACTTGCTGTTCTGGCCCAGTTTACTTTGGTTACTGCTCTATTTCAACACTCAAGTCAGAGATGAGACTGCAGAATAGGCAGTAGTCCTATAGCCAAGAGACACACAGTAATAGAATCAATCACAAAACTGGAAAAATTATGCACCCCCACCCTAAacacgcacgcgcgcacacacacacacacacagacacattcccattctCCTTCAGCAATCCAGAAACTGATCTCACTTTGAGTACTACCCACTCTATGAGGACTTGAGGATAATGGTAGTGAaatctgattaatcaatcagtgatatttattaagcgcttactatgtgaacagTTCTGTACTAgtcgcttcggagagtacaacagacttggtagacacattccctgcccacaatgagtttacagtctagagggggaggcagattagATTAGTCCAACGGAACGTGTTCTTCACAAGGTCCTATTACTCTTCACCCTTTCCCCAACCAAAATTCATCCGGCTTCAGGCCCCCGGCCGAGCCCCGGCTGGCTCACTCATGGATCCGGATACGTGAGATTTCTGAGAAAGATGGGATGGGGAAATAGGGGCACGACTCACCCTTTTCTAAATCCCCTGCAGCTCCCTCCTCCAAGCTCCCTAATAGAATAGACACATtgccaggaagcagggagaaggaaggctGCTCTAGGCCCGGCTCCATTTAACCCCGGGGGCGCGTCCCAGCCGCTGTGGGTTCCCCCGCCTCTTCTTTGCGCCCCTCCCCCGGGCTCCCATCGGACACGGGAATAAAGAAGGGCCTCCTCACCCCGGCCTCCAATAAAGGCGGAGCAGCtggggctggaaacgggggggagggagaggaaagggagtggaggagagaggagggggagggcggggatggaagggagagggaagggagagagaagggcagagatgagggaaaggagaggaagaaagcatGGGGAAGAAGAGCCCTCCTAGCTCCTGGTTCTGGGGTTCTATTAGTTCGAACCCTAGAAATGGGAGTctcagggtttgggggagaaggcTCAGCGTCAGTCAGAGTCATTTTCACCTTTTCCTGATTGGGTCTTGTGGGGTTCGCGCCCACTTCGGACCTGTGGTTGTGGAGTAGGGTGTGAGGGTGAGGGTATCAGTATGATTAGATGGATCTTAATCGGTGTCACTGTACAGGACCCCAGGGCCGACGAGAGGGAAAGGCGATTTGGCCTGGAGTAGCCGGTGTCCAGTCCTGCCTGTCCCTTTCGGGCCGCAGTCTCGACgtctctccctcccagacccctccCTTCCCAGATAAATTATCtgcttccatttattcattcattcattcgtatttactgagggcttattatatgcagagcactgtactaaagcgcttggaagagtacaatataacgataaacaaacatattccttgcctacaacgagctcacaatctcttTCCGGGGACCGAGGTCTGTACCCGCCGGGCctagcctcccttccccccacccgggGTTCTGGGGCCACAAGGAGGGGGTGGAGCAAATGGTGTGGGCTCAGAAATAGCCCCCCTTCCCGGGGTCTTCTCACTGGGCACATAAAAGGTAGTAACGACCGATTTGCTGAGTCCCCTAGTCCCGGACTAGGGGAGGGGTGGCGTCATAGGCCGCAGGATTGATTCCCCGGGCGCAGGGGGGCGGAACATTCCCCAGCGAGTCCTAAAGCCGGGTCGAGAGGGAAGGTCGGAGGTTTGGGGCTACCCtcgctcctctccccgcccc
Protein-coding sequences here:
- the TLX1 gene encoding T-cell leukemia homeobox protein 1 — its product is MEHLPSHHLHPSHAEPISFGIDQILNSPDQGSCMVSASRLQDADYGLGCIVSGAYNTMTGGYGGGGGGAGAGAGAGAGAGGGGGGGAGGGGAGGYGGSACSMASLAGSYNMNMGMGVGVGGGVGGGVGGGLSSAGVIRVPAHRPLAGAVPHHQPLATGMPTVPAVPAVPSVNNLNNLTGLTFPWMESNRRYTKDRFTGHPYQNRTPPKKKKPRTSFTRLQICELEKRFHRQKYLASAERAALAKALKMTDAQVKTWFQNRRTKWRRQTAEEREAERQQANRILMQLQQEAFQKSLAQPLQADPLCVHNSSLFALQNLQPWSDDTAKITSVTSVASACE